One region of Hemiscyllium ocellatum isolate sHemOce1 chromosome 32, sHemOce1.pat.X.cur, whole genome shotgun sequence genomic DNA includes:
- the LOC132830825 gene encoding beta-1,4 N-acetylgalactosaminyltransferase 2-like — protein MPLQSTVIPGLGVFAFGRQNYMVKLSATQGVFNTIAEVPDGVLKGLGDKTLTITSPSLEFINAVLKYITYTSKQHHISTTDIVSFQFEEHVAEFPIIIRQPPMPRLFDPGPDNDINSLVTITTKTFLRYHKLRILIDSIRSFYPKMTIIIADDSEVPEKIEGPHIEQYIMPFAKGWFAGRNLAASQVTTKYLLWVDEDFLFTKQTKVEKLVEVLENTNLDVVGGSVNGNRYHFKLWYENGNPDDGECLFSKPGGFHPLDGFPNCVMTSVVVNFFLAKTSKILSVGFDPRLARVAHGEFFVDGLGRLLVGSCNDVIVGHQA, from the exons GTGAAACTATCAGCTACCCAAGGAGTATTTAACACAATTGCTGAAGTCCCAGATGGTGTATTGAAAGGCTTAGGTGACAAAACTTTAACAATAACAAGTCCAAGCTTAGAATTCATAAATGCTGTACTTAAATATATTACTTACACAAGCAAACAACATCACATCAGTACAACTGATATAG TGTCTTTTCAGTTTGAAGAACATGTTGCTGAATTCCCGATTATTATTAGGCAGCCCCCAATGCCACGGTTGTTTGATCCTGGACCAG ATAATGACATCAATTCCTTGGTAACCATTACAACAAAGACATTTTTAAGATATCATAAGCTCCGAATCTTGATAGACAGCATTCGGAGCTTTTACCCCAAAATGACGATAATCATTGCAGACGACAGTGAAGTTCCTGAGAAAATTGAAGGACCCCACATTGAACAATACATCATGCCATTCGCAAAA ggatggtttgctggaagaAACTTGGCAGCTTCTCAGGTCACAACTAAATACCTGCTTTGGGTGGATGAAGATTTTCTATTCACAAAACAGACAAAAGTGGAAAAGCTGGTGGAAGTATTAGAGAACACAAACTTGGACGTG GTTGGTGGCTCAGTAAATGGTAATCGTTACCACTTTAAGCTGTGGTATGAAAATGGAAATCCTGATGATGGAGAATGCTTGTTCTCAAAGCCTGGGGGCTTTCACCCCTTGGATGGGTTTCCCAACTGTGTGATGACCAGTGTTGTGGTCAATTTCTTTCTGGCGAAGACATCAAAGATATTGAGTGTTGGATTTGACCCTCGATTGGCCAGGGTAGCTCATGGAG AGTTTTTCGTTGACGGACTCGGCAGACTGCTCGTGGGATCGTGTAATGATGTCATCGTTGGCCATCAGGCATAA